In Citrus sinensis cultivar Valencia sweet orange chromosome 2, DVS_A1.0, whole genome shotgun sequence, a single genomic region encodes these proteins:
- the LOC102626258 gene encoding adenylate isopentenyltransferase-like has translation MRLFLFSPPTPACYHHQQQQHYSSFYSPFLHPKRRRSRWRKTVMASTSHTPAPAHSKKDKLVVIMGATGTGKSGLSIDLATRFFPSEIINSDKMQVYKGLDITTNKIPSHKRHNVPHHLLGEFVPDDVEFTPDDFRLQADNAISDIISRKKTPLLVGGSNSFIYSLLVQEYDRGLSVFDDRFDSDSVSSSLRYNCCFLWVDSSLQLLYDYLNKRVDDMLESGMFEELAEFFDSDRMRNNNSVSLGVGLLKAIGVPEFERYFKMYPPASVEVKGEWDPVRRGVYQEAVREIKENTRRLAKRQIDKIFKLERAGWDLRRLDATTAFRMLVNGDQEWRCVWERQVVEPSVKIVKRFLDE, from the coding sequence ATGAgactttttctcttttcaccACCAACTCCTGCTTGTTACCAccaccaacaacaacaacattacTCCTCTTTCTATTCACCTTTTCTCCATCCAAAGCGCCGCCGTTCGCGCTGGCGAAAGACCGTCATGGCCTCCACCAGCCACACCCCGGCCCCCGCCCACAGTAAAAAAGACAAACTTGTCGTCATCATGGGCGCCACCGGCACCGGAAAGTCCGGCCTTTCCATCGATCTTGCGACCCGTTTCTTCCCTTCTGAAATCATCAACTCCGACAAAATGCAAGTCTACAAGGGCCTCGATATCACGACCAACAAGATTCCTTCACACAAAAGGCATAACGTCCCCCATCACCTCCTCGGCGAGTTCGTCCCCGACGACGTCGAGTTCACTCCCGACGACTTTCGCCTACAAGCTGATAACGCCATTTCCGATATTATTTCTCGTAAAAAGACTCCCCTTTTAGTTGGTGGCTCCAACTCCTTCATTTACTCATTACTCGTTCAAGAATATGACCGGGGGTTGAGCGTTTTCGACGACCGGTTTGATTCTGACTCAGTGAGTTCGAGCTTGAGATATAACTGTTGTTTCTTATGGGTTGACTCGTCATTACAGCTCTTATACGATTATCTGAACAAACGGGTTGATGACATGCTCGAGTCGGGGATGTTTGAAGAGCTGGCAGAGTTCTTCGACTCGGACAGAATGAGGAACAACAACTCAGTGAGTCTCGGCGTCGGGTTGCTGAAAGCAATCGGGGTGCCCGAGTTCGAGCGGTATTTCAAGATGTACCCTCCAGCATCGGTGGAAGTCAAGGGGGAGTGGGATCCTGTGCGGCGAGGGGTCTATCAAGAGGCCGTGAGAGAGATAAAGGAGAACACGCGTCGACTGGCGAAGAGGCAGATTGACAAAATCTTCAAATTGGAAAGGGCCGGGTGGGACCTACGGAGACTGGACGCAACGACGGCGTTTAGGATGTTGGTGAACGGAGACCAGGAATGGAGATGTGTCTGGGAGAGGCAGGTGGTGGAACCAAGCGTGAAGATTGTGAAGCGATTCTTGGATGAGTAG